TAAATCGAAGGCATGGCAGGCCGACAACTGCGGATGCGCGTGCTCACCATCGAGCCAGGTGGCTATATCGGCTTACATAGCCACGAGGACCGACCCGCCGTGGTCTATTTCATGCAAGGAACTGACGAGGTCGGGCTCGCCGATGGCGGCAAAAGAATCATGCATCCCGGCGACACATCAACGGCCACCAAGGATACGACGCACTACCACCGCAATATCGGAAATGACAATGTCGTCCTGATTGCGGTTGATGTGTTCCATCCCGCCGCCAAGTAAGTTTCGACATCGTCGAAACGAATTGCGCCGATGGCAGCTATTTGTAGTTGTGACCCTGAACGGACACGCTGTTGCCGCCACCCGCTGTTTGCTGACTTTGAAGAATGCTGACGTCACAGATCGTGGTGGCGCATGAGGCTG
This genomic interval from Bradyrhizobium sp. CB82 contains the following:
- a CDS encoding cupin domain-containing protein, whose amino-acid sequence is MRVLTIEPGGYIGLHSHEDRPAVVYFMQGTDEVGLADGGKRIMHPGDTSTATKDTTHYHRNIGNDNVVLIAVDVFHPAAK